The Zootoca vivipara chromosome 16, rZooViv1.1, whole genome shotgun sequence genome has a segment encoding these proteins:
- the SMIM27 gene encoding small integral membrane protein 27 produces the protein MAQVSRRTLEWIYSLILLTIVLLSWGYVIYATRIAAKWQLKEDYPAETQNL, from the exons ATGGCGCAAGTCAGCCGGCGGACGCTGGAGTGGATATACTCGCTG ATTCTTCTCACCATTGTATTGCTTTCATGGGGATATGTCATTTATGCAACACGAATAGCAGCCAAATGGCAGCTGAAGGAAGACTACCCCGCAGAAACACAGAATCTGTGA
- the TOPORS gene encoding E3 ubiquitin-protein ligase Topors gives MGDARELRSRASGANGPRRQRPKAQNVASVTEDFTVDRCSPKVGTNKLQQTMSVDASPDSKCPICLDKFENVAYLDHCWHKFCFRCVQEWSKNKAECPLCKQPFHSIVHSMRSEDDFKVYTVRPSDTDYFANPDGRRFRYRTTLTRERRTSAYPRRSSSSRRTVSPPDNGILFEGLSGQTTRQRNAEMHQMIRRLASRRQASLEGRSMRQIQEQEIINFRRALYRSGTRVRSIEDGGRYRDISAEFFRRNPACLHRLVPWLKRELTVLFGAHGSLVNIVQHIIMSNVTRYDLESQAFADDLKPFLLHRTVHFLHEFISFARCPFNIEAYDQHANYDCPAPSYEEGSRSDSSIITISPDEADAQEPDHGSFASGIGQAPWDDETPGPSYSTSEQVRAAVSTALDTSESSDGEPSANPAELQAQLPASMEMNGDSCDSSDNCVIVGYVKPLAERTPELVELSSDSEESAGEKSEDVKAVQPIQYHSFSDSDASGSASPFSIGSGDGSTSYKTSVSLPNKRKSKSSEKGSSKTREPATRSWLQSSPTKRNGDDDDSLSKRRKCESHSRSRERRGLKSKRKHRSMEKRKRKRDGSRHKHRKDKKRSRTRDKSLSRKSQTLSVSSESIESRDLSRSRSHSNDYSKSRSKSKDSDYYVRDSYVRDGKYKWECTIYSRNSARDGYESSYRRRIQARARYSRQSASPDYRVQSFSERMNTRNPRGHRESRYYYYERRRSRSRSSSRSRTPPRGPERVRSEKPSGKRKYKTRHLESAQAGSEEASSAKDASALENPSPKYRGFDKKTGSFSDRQPEAESRHKKRTQISRSPSVEIIYEGKATDMARHHKKKRKRERKPRKNHIDPSPFSSPVVITIDSDSDKDTEIQENTEYESSISWSPTIPQNEREPESPSSLLETRDCNYDRVDELESMDKDSLVTSTTRTVVEDETSNGDVQPQGAANGHTPTLTDCGTSSSTGNQPSSVEADSAGPLPTARAPLLLRISRKLIEHSRQLDSSEQKV, from the exons ATGGGTGACGCGCGGGAGCTTCGCAGCCGAGCCTCTGGGGCCAACGGCCCCCGGCGCCAGAGACCGAAGGCTCAG AATGTGGCGTCGGTGACAGAAGACTTCACAGTGGATCGCTGTTCACCCAAAGTTGGCACCAATAAGCTGCAACAGACAATGTCTGTAGATGCCTCACCAGACTCCAAGTGTCCGATCTGCCTGGACAAGTTTGAAAATGTGGCCTACTTGGACCATTGTTGGCATAAGTTCTGCTTTCGTTGCGTGCAGGAGTGGTCCAAAAACAAGGCCGAATGCCCGCTCTGCAAACAGCCTTTCCACTCCATTGTGCACAGCATGAGATCGGAAGATGACTTTAAGGTTTATACAGTACGGCCTTCAGACACGGACTATTTCGCTAATCCTGACGGGAGGCGATTCCGTTACCGGACAACTTTAACAAGGGAGCGCCGTACGTCAGCTTATCCCCGGAGAAGTTCCTCTTCTCGAAGGACGGTGTCTCCTCCAGACAATGGGATTTTGTTTGAAGGGTTATCTGGCCAGACGACGAGGCAGAGAAATGCAGAAATGCATCAAATGATCAGGCGTCTTGCTTCGAGGCGACAAGCCAGCTTAGAAGGCAGGTCCATGCGTCAGATTCAGGAACAGGAGATCATCAACTTCCGAAGAGCTCTGTACCGCTCTGGCACACGTGTCAGGAGCATTGAGGACGGAGGGCGCTATAGGGACATATCGGCTGAATTTTTCcgcaggaatcctgcctgcctCCATAGGCTAGTTCCATGGCTAAAGCGTGAGCTCACAGTCCTGTTCGGCGCTCATGGGTCTCTGGTCAACATTGTGCAGCATATCATCATGAGTAATGTGACCAGATACGATCTGGAGAGCCAGGCATTTGCTGATGACTTAAAGCCTTTCTTACTTCATCGCACAGTACACTTTCTGCACGAGTTCATCAGCTTTGCCAGGTGCCCGTTTAACATAGAGGCATATGATCAGCATGCAAATTATGATTGCCCTGCTCCATCCTATGAAGAAGGGAGCCGGTCTGATTCCTCCATTATTACAATCTCCCCAGATGAGGCAGATGCTCAAGAACCAGACCATGGTTCCTTTGCATCTGGTATTGGTCAGGCACCATGGGATGATGAGACGCCTGGTCCATCGTACTCCACTTCAGAGCAGGTTCGTGCCGCTGTATCTACTGCTTTGGATACTTCGGAAAGCTCTGATGGAGAGCCCTCTGCTAACCCAGCTGAGCTGCAGGCTCAGTTACCGGCTAGCATGGAGATGAATGGTGACAGCTGCGATTCCTCCGATAACTGTGTTATTGTTGGCTACGTGAAACCGTTAGCAGAGAGAACACCCGAACTAGTGGAGCTGTCTTCCGACTCTGAGGAATCGGCTGGCGAGAAAAGCGAAGATGTGAAGGCAGTGCAGCCCATCCAGTATCATAGTTTCAGTGACTCCGATGCCAGTGGGTCCGCGTCACCATTCTCCATTGGGTCCGGAGATGGGAGCACCAGTTATAAAACCAGCGTGTCCCTACCCAATAAAAGGAAATCCAAAAGCAGTGAAAAAGGCAGTAGTAAAACCAGAGAACCAGCTACCCGATCTTGGCTACAAAGCTCTCCTACAAAAAGAAATGGCGACGATGACGACAGTTTATCCAAAAGGAGGAAATGTGAATCGCATTCACGTAGCAGAGAGCGTCGTggcctaaaaagtaagaggaagcaTCGCAGTatggagaaaaggaaaaggaaaagagacgGTAGCAGACATAAGCATAGGAAGGACAAGAAGAGGTCAAGAACCCGAGACAAGAGTCTGTCTCGAAAAAGCCAAACTCTTTCTGTGAGTAGTGAGAGCATTGAATCTAGAGATCTAAGCCGATCTAGATCACACAGCAACGACTACAGCAAAAGTAGATCAAAGAGCAAAGACAGTGATTACTACGTAAGAGACAGTTACGTAAGAGATGGCAAGTACAAATGGGAGTGCACCATTTACAGCAGAAATTCAGCCCGAGATGGGTATGAATCTTCTTACAGGAGAAGGATTCAGGCCAGAGCTCGGTATTCAAGGCAGTCTGCTAGCCCTGACTACAGAGTGCAGTCCTTTTCTGAACGGATGAATACTCGAAATCCAAGAGGTCACAGAGAAAGCAGGTATTACTATTATGAGAGACGCAGATCAAGAAGTCGCTCCAGCAGCAGGTCGAGGACTCCTCCGAGAGGACCCGAGAGAGTGCGATCTGAAAAGCCCAGCGGAAAGAGGAAATATAAAACCCGTCACCTGGAGAGTGCCCAGGCAGGAAGTGAAGAAGCCTCTTCTGCAAAAGATGCAAGCGCTCTTGAAAACCCTTCGCCAAAATACAGGGGCTTTGACAAAAAGACAGGGAGCTTTTCGGACAGGCAACCTGAGGCCGAGAGTCGGCACAAGAAAAGGACGCAAATATCAAGGAGCCCAAGCGTGGAGATTATTTATGAAGGGAAAGCCACGGACATGGCAAGGCAtcataaaaagaagaggaaaagagagaggaagccaCGCAAGAACCACATTGACCCTTCTCCGTTTTCTTCTCCGGTGGTAATAACAATTGACAGTGACAGTGAtaaggacactgagatccaggagAACACAGAGTATGAAAGTAGCATTTCCTGGAGTCCTACAATCCCGCAAAATGAGAGAGAGCCGGAGTCTCCTTCGTCGCTCTTGGAAACCAGAGACTGTAATTATGACAGAGTTGATGAATTGGAAAGTATGGACAAGGACAGCCTTGTTACTTCCACTACTAGGACGGTGGTAGAAGATGAGACTTCAAATGGAGACGTACAGCCGCAAGGAGCAGCCAACGGACACACCCCTACTTTGACAGACTGTGGTACTTCATCTAGCACAGGAAATCAGCCAAGCAGTGTAGAAGCTGACTCTGCCGGCCCCTTGCCAACCGCCAGAGCGCCTTTGCTGTTAAGGATCTCAAGGAAACTTATTGAACATTCACGTCAATTGGACTCGTCAGAGCAGAAAGTATAA